gtttctctgggtaacctgtgccagggcctcctcaccctcccagaGAAGAATTTATCCCTAAAATTCCATCTAACCTTGCCCTCTGTCAGTGTAAGGCCTTTCTCCCTTGCCCTGTTACTTGAGACTATTTAGTCTCTGTCCATCCTCTTTGTAGCCCATGCAGGTACTGGAAGGGGCAGTTATGTCACCCTGAAGgctctcttctccaggctgaacaacctgACTTCTCTCATAGCAGAAGTGTTCCAGCTCTCTCATCCACTTGGTGCCTCCTCTGaactcactccaacaggtctaggtgttttctgtgctgaatcACAGCACAGCTTCGTGCCTATGAGGCTTCCATTGCCTGTTCCAAGCTCTGTAACATCCTGAGGGTCACAGCCCAGCTGAACTTTGCTTTTAAGGAACACAAGTATGTGATCAAACCCTCAGTATGGATACCACAGAGAAACAATCAAATGATGCAGCACAAGCCCTCCAGCAACAGGGAAATATGTCCTGaatcctgcctgctgctggcccagggctCCATGCCAGCAGATGAGTGCTCCTGGGCTGTTCCTCGGGTCACACCTCACCTGGGTGCCAGGCACCTCACCTGTGTCCcactgtgtccctgctgcctcagAGGAGCTGGCTGTCCCACAGAGGGGTGGAGGCTCAGCCCCACCACATCAGGCAGTGGCCTCTTCTCTGACTTCTCCCACTCCTTCTGGACATGAGATTGCAGCCTGAGACCCTCAGCAAACCTGTTCATACCAGTAGATGTTAAGCCCATACAAGAAGGCTCTAAACTAGCAAAGAACTGAATCCCCAGCACTGGTGCAGCACatttcagcacagcctgggcagaaaggagcagctggatggACACATGAGGAACCCTAGACCCTCCGTATCATTGGGCAGAGATGCCATCCCCTGGGGTGCCCCCCCCAGCAGTGAGACCTTTCACACCCTCAgttctgcagaggcagcaggctCCCAAAGGCTACGACCAGAGAGGGACAGCACCCGGCTCTGGGGGTGGGAGGTGCCCCAGTCCCCTGAGACCCTCGGGTAAGCTCCCATGGGAGTGCAGGGCAGGATCCCTCCCTGAATCCGACACCTGCTGATATTACTCACCCTCACTCAGAGGCATAACCCTCATCTACCCACTGCTGAAGCACACGAGGCTCCTCCTCGGTACAGGGGTCCCAAAAGTCTAAATTCAAGGGTTCCTGCCCAGACTGGAGGCAAAACCAGCCCTAGTCACGGGCTGTGCCTCCTTCGGCCCCCCAGACCTGCTCCCGTGCTGGCAGCAGCGTCCAGCCCCCCGAGCTGCTGCCGGGCAGAAAGGGACGAACAAGCGATTTACCAAGGGGCCTTTTCAAACCCAGCCCCCCAGCCCGGAGAGCACCGGCAGCACCCTGCCGAGCCGGGCGGCCAAACCCCCGCCGAGCCGCCGGCACCTGGGGGGCTCTCCTGGCCCGGCCCCTGTTCCCCCCGCTCTCTCGCGCACCCACGGCTCAGCCCCGACTCCCACCGTTCTCTCCCACCCCTCACTCACCCAtggccccgggcccggcccggcccggcccagcccagcccagcccagcctctcTCCGCTCCGGCGGCCGCCTGACACCGGAAGTGACGCGCCGCCACCGCCCCCCACCGCCAGCCCGCCCCCTGCCGGCCGCCGGCGGGACGGGGACACGGCGGCGCTGATTGGGCGGTGGCGACAGCGCGGGCGGTGATTGGAGAAGAGAGCAGGGGCCGGACGGCTTTTGCGGCGGGCTCTGATTGGTTGGGGCGCGCAGCtgagagggaagaaagcagaggaggCTGATTGGCTGCGGTGCGATAAACCCGTCGCTGATTGGCCCAGGCCGGGCCCACGAGCCCGGAGGGTTGGTGAGCACGCGGGAGACTCGAACGCGCCATGATTGGCCAGGAGGCGGGGCTTGTCCAGACGGCCCCGCCCGCAGAGCCCCGCCCAGCGGCACTGGGATCCCCGAGCAAGGACACCCTGTGTTGTGTACCCCCGACAGGGACCCCGTGGGTTTGGACCCCCGGACTGGGACCCCCAGGCTGCGATTCTCCGGGCTGGATGCATAGAAGCCCCATGCTCTGACCCCTGGGCAGAGACCGTTGGTGTTGGAACCCTCTGGGCTGGGCCCCCCAgatgccctgtgctgctgcccagccccaggcccGTGCAAAGAAGCACCCCCAGGGCAcaccccccagctcctctcGCAGAGGCCACATGGCTCCGTGTCCCGCGGGGTCCCTGTGGGAACAGGCTACAGTGGGCTGCACCTTGGTAGCACCGCAGtttgtggaggaggaggaagtagaggagctggcagtgccagcattCTGTGTCCTGGGTGAAGCACATTCCTACTTTTTGAGGCAGACAGTGCTGCTCCTTATCCTGCATATTCACACCTCTTCACCTTGCTCTCTTCTcactgaacacttccagaacAGTGGCCCAGCAGGAAGCtgagcacagaaacagaacCAGCCCTTGCACAGCTcaacaccagcagctccagctcccagggcagccatGCTGATGACAGCAAGTTCTTTGCTCTgtgggcagggaaaggctgagccAGGGGCAGGGGAGAGACGAATAGCTGCCAATGGAACATGAAACGAGCAGAGAGACCACAGAGACTTTAAGTGATGTTATTCACTACAAAAAAcagtcctgctcctctgcaggcaCCAATGGGGGGAACCGCAGAGCCCCAAGTCCCTGGGGGAAGATGAAAATGTTCCTGGAGGGATGGCTGGTGTGGAGGGGGCTGGCAGTCCACCAAAGGGACACGTCCATCCCAGGCCTATCCCGAGGGTATCCTGGCTGTTGTAGGCAGCACCAGGTCCTCACCTGTGCTTGGCACAAGGGAACTCCCTGCGGCCCTTGTTGCGGCCCCCGAAGCACCGCACCCTGTGGATggcctgcagctgctcctcaatGGTGGCCCGGATGTCCACCTCATCAGGGATGTGCACATAGCGGATGTTCCTGCCGGTCACAAAGAGCTCATCCAGGTGGGACACAGCACCCTGCCTGTCCGTGAAGGTCACCTTGGCCAGGCGCACGTTCATGAAGGCATCCACACTAGTGATGCACCCCATGGCCGCGCTCTCATCACGCAGCTCCACGGTGGTGACGCGGCCACACAGGCCCTGCAGCAGGATCACCAGGCTGTTCTCGGCGATGGTGCGCTCCTTCACCGAATGGCTCACCTCCATGGCAGCTGTGGCGGGACAGGGTatgccctggggctggggacacccacCCACCCACTGCAGCTCACAGGGACCAGTCCCTTCCCATGGGCCAACCCCTGCACATGGAGCAGCCCCTGCATGCTCATCTGCACATGAAGCAGCCCCTGAACGCTGCCCTGAACACATATCTAGCACACTGTACCAAACCTCAAATGctcacctgcacacacacatcacCCCTTGCACTCTCACCTGCACACTGTACCAAACCTCCAATGCTCACCTGTGAACACACACATTTCCCCTTGCACTCTCATNGCACACACACATCACCCCTTGCACTCTCACCTGCACACTGTACCAAACCTCCAATGCTCACCTGTGAACACACACATTTCCCCTTGCACTCTCATCTgcacacacacctgcacactGTACCAAACCGCAAACGCTCACCTACGCACACACACATCACCCCTTACACTCTCACCTGCACACGTATGGCCGGTCACATGcccacctgcacacacacaatcCCTTTCACACTTACCTGCACATTTATCTGCACCCATGCCATTCCTCGCACTCCCCTACGCACCCCCACCACCCCTCGCACACTCACCGCACGCCGCCCCTCTCCCCACTCACTCCCATTCTCCTCGCCCACCCCCCTGNNNNNNNNNNNNNNNNNNNNNNNNNNNNNNNNNNNNNNNNNNNNNNNNNNNNNNNNNNNNNNNNNNNNNNNNNNNNNNNNNNNNNNNNNNNNNNNNNNNNNNNNNNNNNNNNNNNNNNNNNNNNNNNNNNNNNNNNNNNNNNNNNNNNNNNNNNNNNNNNNNNNNNNNNNNNNNNNNNNNNNNNNNNNNNNNNNNNNNNNNNNNNNNNNNNNNNNNNNNNNNNNNNNNNNNNNNNNNNNNNNNNNNNNNNNNNNNNNNNNNNNNNNNNNNNCGCGACCCCGCCCCCGCCCCGTCCGGAAGAGGCAGCGCGGCTCGGCGCGCTCCTCGACGTTCGTTTGTTCCAATGTCCCGGCGTCCGCATGTCCCCACTGTCCGTGTGTCCCAATATCCCCATATCCCGGTGTCCGCatgtcccggtgtccccatgtcctgtTGTCCGTGTGTCCCGCTCAGAGCCCGTCCATCAGTGCCAGCAGGTCCTCGCCCTTCTCGGCGCTGGCCGGGCGCGGCTCCGCCACCTCCAGCTCGCCCAGGATGCGGGAGAGCTCCGCCCGCCGCCCCGGCTCCTGCGGGACAGACACCGCACTCAGCCGCCGCCCGTGCCCCCAACCGCGGCCGCGACTGCGCTGGGCTGGGACCTGCCCTTTTAACACCCAAGTCGGCTAAAACTTGCTCTGGTGTTTTTCAGGATTCAAATTTTCTTAGTGAATATTCACCAGTTCCACTGTCTCGACAGAAAATTTGCCATTGCTTAGTTACAAGCTTAAgtgaactggggaaaaaatgtatttttaagtcCCTACTCTGGGTGAAATATGGTCCTTAGCAAGGCTGGGATGGTGAGAACCAGTGATGTGAAACATGTTGCATACCTGTGTGGCTTCAATGTTGATAACCTTGTAAGACAACTCCTCTGGTCTGGTCTGTGCAGCGTGTCTtgattaaaaacatgaaatgagTGGTTAATCCCATGAAGATGTATAAGGAAATGATAAAAATCAGACTTAATGAGGCTTCTGTAAGCACAAATGATGCTCACAGGGTGTGATAGGATGGGGCTTGAAGTAGCCTCGTCTAtagaaggtgtcccttcccatgACAGGGAAGAATTAGAGGACccttaaggtcctttccaacccaaaccattctggacTTCGATAAAGTTTGGAGTATGCCTCTGTTCCTACTCGGCAAATTAATGTATTCACCCGTTTGGAGGCTTCTCCCTGCCCTAGATATTTTTGTTAAGTGTAGAAGAACTGGAATATTTCTGTAGCAGAGATGAAAAGCAGATAGAAACATCCTGCTAAAATGGCTGAAGGGATGTTTCTATCCAGTGGCACTGGGAGCATGGCTGCATCACAGGAAacatcctggagcaggagaacaATGTGCTGGTCTGACCCTAAAGCTGTTCAGGACCAGCTTTGGCCTCCAGGGCTCCCCACAGgcaacccaaacccaaaccatgaAGGACTCCAGCGTACTCTTCCTCCTCATCAGTTGTGAACAAGTTCAGCCGAAATCCTGTCTCACCACCAGTGGGTTTCTGGATGTCCAAATCTCCCAGCAACCGGGCCAGAAAGTTCAGCTCTTCTTTAGCAAGAGGGTTGGGGGCTATGTTCTCCTGCAGGAAACAACAGGGGGTCTGGTGGACAATTACCTGAAAGACTGGGGCTGCAAGGAGCTTTGGTATTCCATGTATGTCCTTCATATATTTCTGATATTCCATACACGTCCTTCAGAGGGATATAGACACATTTCCCTGTTGTTCCTGGGACAGACTGCAGATTACCAAGTAATCACCAGCTCAATACTAGAAATGGTTGCTTGAATTTATAGACTCAGCACAAGATACTTTTCCAGCTAAACTGGACAGATGAAAAATCTCTAAAGTcaactttctgttttctgaggaGATTAAAATGGAAGCAAGCACATCCTTGCATGAGCGTGTGGTTTCTTTGGGAAAATGTGCCTTTCTCCTGGCTTCAAAGGACTGGGGCTCTGAGAACAACAGAAAAGCTTACCTGAACTTATCCCATATCTAGAAACTAAGAATTTGGCCAGTTTAAGCAGTGACAGGAACAGGACAACACTGACCTTTGCCTGGGATGCCAGGTTTTTGGATGATCCTGACATGTGTGTCTCCACTGGCCGGGTCATGCTGTACCTAGagggaaaacacacaaagaacAGCTTGTTCTGGGATGAGGTACAGCAAccagagggagcagcacaggatgcagaatttagagatatttttttgAAGAGTGAACAATTGCAATGAGAAGTTAAAGCTCAGTGTGGTGCAATACTGAGGCACTAAGATGTGTGAGGGACAAAGTTGTGAGAAGGAATAGATCTCAGAAGGATGGAAAATGTACATTAAGGCAAACATGGAgaacagaaaggattttttgaCTGTGGTTACATTAAATCACATTTCACATAAGGTGCAGCACCAGGTGAGAACACTCTTTCCTCAGTTCCACTGTGGacataaatcaaaattttgctgttttctgcagctctttatACACTGTTCATACATGTCCTGGTGCAGGACAGCACCTTGTAACAAACTCAACCTGATAATTAATAGCAAAAGAGGCCAAAACCATACCAGGCTGAAGATGTGCTTCTGAACAATCCATCAGATTTGGTTCAAGTTTCtacacagaacaaaaattacttaCATATTTGTTCCAAGTCTGAGGACTCTGTCTCCATAAAGCTCAAAAGATCCTTCCCTTTGTGGAGTAACGTAATTCCCATCAGTGGTGAACTCAGTCCTTCTAACTTCCACTCCTTTGTGATTGAATATCCTTAAAAATGAGCCATTATTGAAACGTTTAGTAGTTTCAGTCCTGATTTTAGTACCTAattcctctgctttctgcatGAGGGGAATAAAACTCCATTCTGTACATTGCTAAATACCTCTGTTATGGGATAAATTACTAACAGCTAATTCACTGGGATAGAAAACTCCAAAAGCAGCTCAGCATTTCATTGCTGTGTGACTTAGTCCCAAATTCTGCCCTTTAAATAGTATTTACTGGAGGTTCAGCCATCCATGCAACAGGAATGGCAATTTGAGCTGGATTCCTGAGCCTTCTGGAATGAAATgctcttccctgagcagccctgcacaTGGCACCAGCTCACCTGATGAGCCCTGGCACCTCTGTGCCCCACGGGACAGGCCCCGAGATTGGCAGCACGAAGCGACCGTTTGAGTTTTGCACTTTATCCTTCAGGAAGATGGAGACCTGCAAAATGAAATCACAAACATCACACCCTGGGGAAATCCTCTACGGACCTTCCCATCCAAATTCCCTGAAATCTGAGCTTAAACCTCTCTGCCTACAGTGGGGAAGGTCTCCTAGAGCTCTTGATGTGTGTATAGGGATGTATTTACAAAGCCAGTGATGTGGAATTATGGTCCAGAGGATGGGCACACTGAtctaacatgaaaaaaattaaattaaaaactacatCCTGTTTGTGCACATGAGTGTGACCAATTTGTTTAGAGAACATCAAGACTTCATGCTCAGGTTTCCTATCAAGTTtcttctaaaaggaaaaatggatttatCAATCAGCAAATCACACTCGTAGAGATTCCTTTCGTCATAATATTGTAGAATTAATCAGAAGTATTGCAGTATATGTGCTCAGTTTATGAAATTTGAGTGCAATTACAAGCACATCAAGATGACTGAAAAGCACAAGCAACAAACCCATACCTGCAGTGTTTATAAGAAAATCCCTTTGTATTCCAGCCCCAAACTCCCTGTCATTCTCCCTGCCTAATTGGATTGGGCTCTTACCCTGATGTGCATAtcttggaagaaaatgagaagtgtTTGCCTGATGAGCTGGAATTCGCCATCAGAGAGACAGCTGTAggtctggaaaaggaaaatcatcaTGCAAGGGTTTACAGGTGTTCCATATCCCACTCAGGGAAAGAGGGAACAAGTACAGCTGAATATTCTGATCTGCTtgcagggggagcagagatgCTCTAAGGGGGCTGCTGGTCATTATCAGTAATTATTGTCTGTGACTGAAAGtctgatttaatttctgctgaaatcagtggAGACTTAAATCAGGCTGAATAAGCAATACATTGATTTAAACTGGGCCAGTAGAAAAATACCACTTAACTCACAGCCCTCTCCAATGTAGTAATCCATCTCTGAAGAGgtaaaaaacccataaaatcaAACCACAGCGTGTCCCACCCTTTTTCGGAGGATTCTTACCTCAATCAGCTGCCGGAAGGTCTCATCCACCTGGTTTAGAATGCCAGGGGAGTCGGAGATGAAATCCTTGATGGCATCCAGGTGGTTGAATGTGACCAGCAGAATGTCCCTGGGCCGagggcacagcagcacttgGTATTTGAAGGCCATAGTCATGAGGTCGTAGAGCTGCAAAGGAACACAGGAATGTTGGTCCTATTACAGAGGAAACCTCCTAGGTAGGCATGGAGAAAGGGATTAAGTCAGGCCAGCACCTGCCTGTGGGCCTGTGGCACAAGGAACCATTTTAGcttcatttcctgaaaaaacaaGATCTCTGCAGTGCcatccccagcctccctgctgggTCTCCAATGTCACCAGTGCTCAGTGAGGtcacacctcgagtgctgggtCGAGTTCTCGGCCTCTCAGTGCAAGAgagacattgaggggctggagtgtgtccagagaatggaacagagctggggaaggggctggagcacctaAAGCAGCTGAGAGGGCTCAGccaagagaaaaggaggcttggggggaccttctggctctgcacaactccctgacaggaggggacagcttGGCGGGGGGGTCGGACTCTGCTCCCCcagaacagggacaggaggagagggaacagcctcaggctgtgccaggggagggtcagattggacatcaggaggaatttctgcGTGGAAATGTTGATTAAACATTGGAAAGGGCTGTCCAGGGATGTGGTGaagtccccatccctggaggtgtccaaggaatgactagatgtggcactcagtgctctgggctgggtgacaagcTGGGAACTGggcacaggttggactcgatgcttttggagagcttttccaacctcactGATTCTGTGAATTTCAGCAGCCCTGACACCTGGGTAGAGAGCTCTCTGGTAATCCCATTCCTaccattttttcttaaattggCTGTGGATACACAGTTTGCGGGCAGTAACTCTAACACCTGCAGCTGCAAGACAGTGGGTGTCAGTAcagaaatacagacatttaTCCACACCCATATACCAAATATGTGTATCTTTTTATATGAATATATACTGAAACACCTGATAAATTTAAGGAATGCTTGGTGAACTTGTTCAAATCAAACATTTAGATGTTCAAGCAGAAAAACTCAGTTCTGAAGCAGCTGACACCACCATGGATTTTCTTGGCTGAGAATCATTTTCACAAGGAAATCTGTTCCAAAACGGTAAAGCCACAGGTTAATTATTGCAACAGAAACTGGTGAAGGGCAGCTGGGGAGTGCAGCAGAggcaggctgggcagcaggacTGTTACCTTGTCCATGCTGGCCTGGTTCAGTCTCATGATGGAGGCATGAGCCAGCCGGTCATACACGGTGCGCAGGGCTTTCTTGGAATACAGATCCTGGGGCTTGAACAGCTCCTCCATGAATTTTTTGTTGAACATGGTGGTGATGATGTCGTTCATAACTGCAAAGACAAATAAACTCTGTGGTTTGCTGCAGAACAGCACGTTCCTGGTCCATCCCAGCTGCAACAGTCACACTGGGGTTacctgtgcagagcagggacagagcacaTCAGGAGAGGGGGAACAGCACCTCTGGATCCAGCACTGCCTCACTCCCATCTGGGCTGAGCCAGCTGGTGTCCCCCAGGGCACAAATGCCAcctgagctgcaggcagcagtcCCTGCTTCCCCATGGGAATAAGGCTGGCTTTGTTGCCCTGGTTTAACAGCTATGGCTGGCActtttcactttgaaatattGTTGCTTGTAGGCTGCTCTGATGTGTTATTATCTaaaaaagctgcagttttgCTTTCTAAGGAGAGTGTTTTGCACTGTGGCAAATCTTTGCAGATTGCAGCTGCCTGACTGTGCCTTGACACCATCAGtctattttttaacttctcaacagaagctcctgcagggctctctGTAATCTTTATTCTAAGCAGATTAATACTGGCAGGTATTTAATAGAGCATTTATATCCCTGGGATCTATATCAACATTCAAGGCTCTCACAGCTGAAACATCTGCCGGCCCTAAAGTTTCAAATGCTGAATTCCAAGCTTCCTTACTTGTGGTTCATTTTTTATGTGCAAATTtagccatttttatttttactgttattaCTGAGGAGTTCTTAGAATTCAGAAGTGCTGAGTGTGAGGGCTGTGCTCTTGTTATTGAGCTTTTAATGCAAACAAGATGGAAAACATTGTGCAGTGGTTCAAACAGATGCAGCATCTGAGCTTTTGTGCTGGATCTGCCCCTTTTATTATCTCCCTGATACACTCTTAAGAGTTATCAtcaataaacattttttcctctattaaaaaaaaagtaaaatgaataCATCAGGTCACAGATTACTGTCTAAGTGTGGAATTTCCTAAGCACTTGACTTTTAGGAAGCTCATAATGCCAAACAGTTATTGTAGAttagaaaaataacagcaataataataataataaataagaaaaggagaaaaaatgaacaTACAGAGAGTTGTAGTGACTGATGGTTTAAATTATTGCCCTTATGATTCCCTGGAGGGGTCACACACCTGGCTTTTCACACCTGTCATACACCAAGAGACAAAATAAAGGTAATTTCCCTGTAATTTCATCTCTTCCTAGAGGATAAACTCCCTGGGGGTCTGCTgggagcctgggcagggagagctctgctcccaggagcagagaCCTCCTGAAGTGACTGCCTCCTCTCTAAACCTGCTGGTCACAGGTTCCTGGTGCACTGgtcacacagctcagcagctcctgtgctaCACCTGACAGGGCTCCCTAGTCCTGGTTtaaacaccccaaaaccacagaCAGATCTCAGCTCCTGAGCAGTCTGGACTAGGAATACACCTAataacaaaggggaaaaaagtccctcctttctcccttcctttcaaataaaatgacCATAAAACAATCCCTACTTGCAATATCAGACAGAAATCCCCTGGttttcatggagaaaataaaatatattagtaCTAGTAGATATTAGTATCTAGTTAATTTTGCAGGGAATCAATAATGACAAAATAAGAACTTCTGCTTCATACTGctattaaggaaaatatttttaagctgctTGTGTGTGCTGCCCACACAGACTTCTCCTGTCTTTGGAGAGTcacaaacaacccaaaccaccaGGAGACAGACACCTCCCTGTACACTGATTTTTCAACAGAATCGAAGGTCTGTGTGAACCACAGACATAAATTatcttctgaaattaaaaccTCTTGTGTGGGCTATAAAAAGAACtaagaaagatattaaaaaaaaaaaatcacagtaaagGGCAAATTGATAATAAATCTCTCACATGTTTGATAATGACACAGCAGAGGTCTCAGCGGGGCCCTGGAGTGGCCAtggcaggtgacacaggagcaTTAACCCAGGAACATGGCACaagcaacacagaaaaagcaagtgagcagagaggggaggtCATCAAATGGGATGAGAGAAGGGAAACCAGTATAGCCAGTGCGATGGACAGGACTGAAGCTGGGGGTGACGGTAGCTTTGGCCTCCCCATGCCATGTCTCTGGTGACAGACAGTATGTGTCACTGGCTTGGCTGGGATGCATGACACTGGAGCCACACCTGGGTGATGCTGGTGGTTCCTGGAGGATGTTTggggcagcagaaggaacatTCTGAGTTCTGGTCAATCACCTTGCGTGCCCCAGGTTCGTGGTTCCTCAGGGAACCTTGTCACAACTCCATCAGTGACAGCCCCAGGTGGTGACTCCAGGAGTCTCCTGAGATCCCCTGGGGCACTGAGAACAGGCAAAGTATTCTCCCTCAAAGGAGAATTGATGGGTCTGGGATCTGCCCTTGAGCCAGCCCTGGCTCACTACatcacagctctgggcagctcctcATCATTTTGGATGGGATGGAATCTGTTCCTGGACTTCTGAGTTAAAGGCTAGGAAAAGGGTGTGCTTGGAAACAGGATGTAATGGTAAGAAAAAAGCTGGGGAAAACTCCGTGACATCACCATTTACCTTcagtaaatattaaaacataCCAATGATGCTTAAACACAAATCATAACCTTGACCCCTCTTAAAAAAGGGCTGCTCAGAAGGACCCTGTAAGTTCTGCTCATGCTCACCGAGCAAAAACCTAAGATTCAACACATTAATTTCCTCATTCCTtagcacagcctgtgctggaggtTCCTGTTCCAGGGCAGATTCCAGTGGGAAACATGTCcacacctcagctgctcccctgcagcaccccagggcTCAATCCCACCCTCAGGATCCCTCCAGTCAGGATGAGCTTGGCTGAGGTATGGGCACCTGTTCCTTTGGGATCACTGCCAGGTGTAACCACCAGCACAAGTGGGTaaagcagctgggatgggaatgcCTTCAATCATCCCTGGAGTTCACCTGTCCAAACCCTGAGCAATGAATTAGAGAAAACCTTAGAAAAATTGAATATACCAAATATTCctgcatttaagaaaaaaaacaacctgcaCAATGCTCACATAATTGCATGCTTGCATGAAAACAGTGGTAAAGAGACACAAATACCATTTTTTGCAGGCAAGACCACCAGGATAAAAAGTTTTGATCCATTTATAGGCTTggttaaattaaaaactgatttttgagGCCATATGATTTTAATATATGGTCTGTTTTTTCACTGATTTACAGTCAAAAGAGCATTTAAGGACCAGATGAAAATTATTGTTCATTTGTGACACTGACTGaaggctgcaggaacagcctcaGGTGTTTAGGCACGATGAGCCCCAGGTGTGCACGTGGGGTTGGACTGGTGCATGCAGCCAGCAGTTACTGTACCTCGTTTCCTGTCCACATCTGTCCATTCATCTACACGAAgcatataaaacaaaacagcagttCAAGATGTAAGAACAAGAgttgcaaggaaaagaaatagaaagaaataaactttttttttaaaaaagctaacAAATGGATTTTGTCTCATCACCATTCAGCACTGAATGAGAACCTCATCCTC
Above is a window of Parus major isolate Abel chromosome 23, Parus_major1.1, whole genome shotgun sequence DNA encoding:
- the OSCP1 gene encoding protein OSCP1 isoform X7, with protein sequence MSARTLPLLFLNLGGEMLYILDQRLRAQSIPGEKARKDEWTDVDRKRVMNDIITTMFNKKFMEELFKPQDLYSKKALRTVYDRLAHASIMRLNQASMDKLYDLMTMAFKYQVLLCPRPRDILLVTFNHLDAIKDFISDSPGILNQVDETFRQLIEVSIFLKDKVQNSNGRFVLPISGPVPWGTEVPGLIRIFNHKGVEVRRTEFTTDGNYVTPQREGSFELYGDRVLRLGTNMYSMTRPVETHMSGSSKNLASQAKTPCCFLQENIAPNPLAKEELNFLARLLGDLDIQKPTGGETGFRLNLFTTDEEEEHAAQTRPEELSYKVINIEATQEPGRRAELSRILGELEVAEPRPASAEKGEDLLALMDGL
- the OSCP1 gene encoding protein OSCP1 isoform X1, with translation MSARTLPLLFLNLGGEMLYILDQRLRAQSIPGEKARKDEWTDVDRKRVMNDIITTMFNKKFMEELFKPQDLYSKKALRTVYDRLAHASIMRLNQASMDKLYDLMTMAFKYQVLLCPRPRDILLVTFNHLDAIKDFISDSPGILNQVDETFRQLIETYSCLSDGEFQLIRQTLLIFFQDMHIRVSIFLKDKVQNSNGRFVLPISGPVPWGTEVPGLIRIFNHKGVEVRRTEFTTDGNYVTPQREGSFELYGDRVLRLGTNMYSMTRPVETHMSGSSKNLASQAKTPCCFLQENIAPNPLAKEELNFLARLLGDLDIQKPTGGETGFRLNLFTTDEEEEHAAQTRPEELSYKVINIEATQEPGRRAELSRILGELEVAEPRPASAEKGEDLLALMDGL
- the OSCP1 gene encoding protein OSCP1 isoform X3; amino-acid sequence: MSARTLPLLFLNLGGEMLYILDQRLRAQSIPGEKARKVMNDIITTMFNKKFMEELFKPQDLYSKKALRTVYDRLAHASIMRLNQASMDKLYDLMTMAFKYQVLLCPRPRDILLVTFNHLDAIKDFISDSPGILNQVDETFRQLIETYSCLSDGEFQLIRQTLLIFFQDMHIRVSIFLKDKVQNSNGRFVLPISGPVPWGTEVPGLIRIFNHKGVEVRRTEFTTDGNYVTPQREGSFELYGDRVLRLGTNMYSMTRPVETHMSGSSKNLASQAKTPCCFLQENIAPNPLAKEELNFLARLLGDLDIQKPTGGETGFRLNLFTTDEEEEHAAQTRPEELSYKVINIEATQEPGRRAELSRILGELEVAEPRPASAEKGEDLLALMDGL
- the OSCP1 gene encoding protein OSCP1 isoform X4, which encodes MSARTLPLLFLNLGGEMLYILDQRLRAQSIPGEKARKVMNDIITTMFNKKFMEELFKPQDLYSKKALRTVYDRLAHASIMRLNQASMDKLYDLMTMAFKYQVLLCPRPRDILLVTFNHLDAIKDFISDSPGILNQVDETFRQLIETYSCLSDGEFQLIRQTLLIFFQDMHIRVSIFLKDKVQNSNGRFVLPISGPVPWGTEVPGLIRIFNHKGVEVRRTEFTTDGNYVTPQREGSFELYGDRVLRLGTNMYSMTRPVETHMSGSSKNLASQAKENIAPNPLAKEELNFLARLLGDLDIQKPTGGETGFRLNLFTTDEEEEHAAQTRPEELSYKVINIEATQEPGRRAELSRILGELEVAEPRPASAEKGEDLLALMDGL
- the OSCP1 gene encoding protein OSCP1 isoform X2, which produces MSARTLPLLFLNLGGEMLYILDQRLRAQSIPGEKARKDEWTDVDRKRVMNDIITTMFNKKFMEELFKPQDLYSKKALRTVYDRLAHASIMRLNQASMDKLYDLMTMAFKYQVLLCPRPRDILLVTFNHLDAIKDFISDSPGILNQVDETFRQLIETYSCLSDGEFQLIRQTLLIFFQDMHIRVSIFLKDKVQNSNGRFVLPISGPVPWGTEVPGLIRIFNHKGVEVRRTEFTTDGNYVTPQREGSFELYGDRVLRLGTNMYSMTRPVETHMSGSSKNLASQAKENIAPNPLAKEELNFLARLLGDLDIQKPTGGETGFRLNLFTTDEEEEHAAQTRPEELSYKVINIEATQEPGRRAELSRILGELEVAEPRPASAEKGEDLLALMDGL
- the OSCP1 gene encoding protein OSCP1 isoform X6, whose translation is MSARTLPLLFLNLGGEMLYILDQRLRAQSIPGEKARKDEWTDVDRKRVMNDIITTMFNKKFMEELFKPQDLYSKKALRTVYDRLAHASIMRLNQASMDKLYDLMTMAFKYQVLLCPRPRDILLVTFNHLDAIKDFISDSPGILNQVDETFRQLIETYSCLSDGEFQLIRQTLLIFFQDMHIRVSIFLKDKVQNSNGRFVLPISGPVPWGTEVPGLIRIFNHKGVEVRRTEFTTDGNYVTPQREGSFELYGDRVLRLGTNMYSMTRPVETHMSGSSKNLASQAKTPCCFLQENIAPNPLAKEELNFLARLLGDLDIQKPTGDTLHRPDQRSCLTRLSTLKPHRSRGGGRSSPASWASWRWRSRARPAPRRARTCWH